The Megalops cyprinoides isolate fMegCyp1 chromosome 9, fMegCyp1.pri, whole genome shotgun sequence genome has a window encoding:
- the si:dkeyp-97b10.3 gene encoding uncharacterized protein si:dkeyp-97b10.3, producing MVAEMASFGTSNHFQESNEDNSLPDPKEILTENENNSSDNTENSTEESSEDEHSDGDATENDNEGEKEDPDVGGSRHDQGSAPEPSEEEQNGKDAHPRPCCEKCKAIQNHSYERVTPRKISRGRLLLFLEGEGTYECSVTGLVFEVSQKVQIRYSILSWGKFGMYLKESWKFAGPIFDVDCDPSILKSIQFPHSLCLADQDSEVTFGILHVKNSHPLVEPSVDHSGSHVKWSVTSLSPVGPIVQTSQPAEHHGVVLVYKEVGQRPSSSFRVYLATNNHSDIKDIQKEVRNSKKRYVKMEKPPTCRRLLEEKKKYKLMSEPEGEINPEDFQFTQAAVKIKGYFEAFFEQPPPFKLSLVEADSGQTVWTATLREGDCEDNVIEKPRSRKDSRKRNGSTSEEEQISKRPRCEDVPDGVGAPKSLDITDQQLMTVAKRMGKEWKQVAICYLGLRMQDLEDIQNTDEDLTMHKFKMLDKWRRRTKGEASVAQLWKSLNHEDVPNEVRDALEAMLPNNPAK from the exons TAATGAAGACAATTCATTACCAGATCCAAAAG aaatcctgactgaaaatgaaaataacagttCAG ACAACACAGAGAACTCTACAGAGGAGAGCTCAGAGGACGAGCATTCCG ATGGTGATGCTACTGAGAATGATAATGAAGGAG agaaagaggaccCTGATGTTGGAGGTTCCAGACATG ATCAGGGCTCTGCTCCCGAACCGAGTGAGGAAGAACAGAATGGGAAAG ATGCTCATCCCCGGCCCTGCTGCGAAAAATGCAAGGCCATACAG AATCACAGCTATGAACGTGTAACTCCCAGGAAAATCTCACGGGGACGACTGCT GTTATTCCTGGAGGGTGAGGGAACCTACGAATGTTCCGTCACAGGCCTGGTGTTCGAAGTTTCCCAGAAGGTGCAGATCAGATACTCCATCTTGTCGTGGGGCAAGTTTGGGATGTACCTGAAGGAATCTTGGAAATTTGCTGGACCCATCTTCGATGTGGACTGTGACCCGTCCATCCTGAAATCCATCCAGTTCCCGCACTCGCTCTGCCTGGCTG ATCAGGACAGCGAGGTGACCTTTGGCATCCTGCACGTCAAGAACAGTCATCCCCTTGTGGAGCCGTCGGTGGATCACTCTGGAAGCCACGTCAAGTGGAGCGTGACGTCCTTGTCCCCAGTGGGCCCCATCGTGCAGACGTCCCAGCCAGCTGAACACCACGGTGTGGTCCTGGTCTACAAGGAGGTGGGCCAGCGCCCTTCATCCTCCTTCCGTGTCTACCTGGCCACCAACAACCACTCTGATATCAAG GACATCCAGAAGGAGGTTAGGAATTCCAAGAAGAGGTATGTGAAGATGGAAAAACCCCCTACTTGCAGGAGGCTCCTGGAAGAGAAGAAGAAGTACAAGCTGATGAGTGAGCCCGAGGGAGAGATCAACCCAGAG GATTTCCAGTTCACCCAGGCAGCTGTCAAGATAAAGGGTTACTTTGAGGCCTTCTTTGAGCAGCCTCCACCCTTTAAACTTTCCCTTGTGGAGGCTGATTCAGGGCAAACAGTGTGGACCGCCACTCTCCGAGAGG GTGACTGTGAAGACAATGTCATTGAAAAACCAAGGAGCCGAAAAGATA GTCGCAAAAGAAATGGCAGTACATCTGAGGAGGAACAGATCAGTAAGAGACCCAGATGTGAAGATGTTCCCG ATGGAGTGGGGGCGCCAAAGTCCCTGGACATCACTGACCAGCAGCTGATGACTGTGGCCAAGCGAATGGGGAAGGAGTGGAAGCAGGTGGCCATTTGCTACCTGGGTTTGAGGATGCAGGACCTCGAGGACATCCAGAATACAGACGAGGACCTGACCATGCACAAGTTTAAGATGCTGGACAAGTGGCGGCGGAGGACCAAAGGGGAAGCCAGCGTTGCACAGCTCTGGAAGAGCCTGAACCATGAGGACGTACCAAACGAGGTCCGAGATGCCCTGGAAG CCATGCTGCCTAATAACCCTGCAAAGTGA